One part of the Amphiura filiformis chromosome 5, Afil_fr2py, whole genome shotgun sequence genome encodes these proteins:
- the LOC140152943 gene encoding sodium-dependent multivitamin transporter-like, with protein sequence MANANGTHPLGAADYAVFSVFLGVAAITGIYHGLAKGGQRTISRYLLADRGVFTLPVAMTLLVSFVSPVLLLGVPAEVYVHGGVIINSIFGNFILYPIMAFIFVPVYYDCKLTSAYEYLDRRYNFVLRIIGACIYIFQTCCYMAIVTYAPSLAIEAVTGFAFWKSILITGIVCIFYTAMGGLKAVIWTDVIMFFVMFGTTIMVLIMGSIRAGGFSYVWQFNKEHGRLNLGYCPIDVTERITLPNAIAQSAFVKMSLWAVSQTGVQRFLAAKSKKQAQISALLNLPFFGLIFLLACFEGLVLYAFYHGDISSIYSFPNSTDGPEFDSGSMLEPLRRQPPNYTSPDQILIYFISQEFGNLPGYQGLFIACLFAGSLSTVSSGLNGLSAVTLVDIIRPFRKWRHKDQADIKSQEEYDTRLSKILTFIYGVVGLGLAFLASKLGTLLKMAFSLFGALGGPLIGAFLLGMLWQRTNTRGILMGVIVGALLGLVMCVGNFNHQDNLEDSFGLFQVSFYWYGLFTLLVTTAIAVPASEIIRHFSPAERDKQVDPVLLLSYVRPKQYQTVGKEAERDEMKTNTEEKK encoded by the exons ATGGCAAATGCGAATGGCACGCATCCACTAGGTGCAGCTGATTATGCCGTGTTTTCTGTTTTTCTGGGTGTTGCAGCTATTACTGGTATTTATCATGGCCTCGCTAAAGGAGGACAGCGAACTATATCACG ATACCTGCTCGCGGATAGAGGAGTTTTCACTCTTCCAGTGGCGATGACTCTGCTAGTTTCCTTTGTATCCCCAGTACTTCTTTTGGGCGTCCCTGCTGAAGTATATGTCCACGGTGGTGTTATTATCAACAGCATCTTTGGTAATTTCATCTTATATCCTATAATGGCATTTATTTTCGTACCAGTGTACTATGACTGTAAGCTGACAAGCGCATACGAA TACTTGGACAGACGATATAATTTTGTGTTGCGTATTATAGGAGCATGTATTTACATCTTCCAGACTTGTTGTTATATGGCAATCGTCACTTATGCGCCTTCACTAGCAATTGAAGCAG TTACCGGTTTCGCCTTTTGGAAGAGTATCTTGATAACAGGAATAGTATGCATATTCTACACTGCTATG GGCGGCTTAAAGGCAGTGATATGGACTGATGTTATTATGTTTTTTGTGATGTTTGGTACTACCATCATGGTGCTTATTATGGGAAGTATAAGAGCAGGCGGCTTTTCCTATGTATGGCAGTTCAATAAAGAACATGGACGATTAAATCTAGGATA TTGCCCAATAGATGTCACTGAGCGAATAACCTTACCAAACGCTATCGCTCAATCTGCTTTTGTGAAAATGTCTTTATGGGCAGTCAGTCAGACAGGTGTTCAACGATTCTTGGctgcaaaaagtaaaaaacaagCACAAAT ATCGGCATTATTGAATTTACCTTTTTTTGGATTAATTTTTCTGTTGGCGTGTTTTGAAGGATTGGTGTTGTACGCATTTTATCATG GTGATATTTCCTCAATTTACTCATTCCCAAATTCTACAGACGGTCCAG AATTTGACAGCGGCAGTATGTTGGAACCATTACGAAGACAACCGCCAAATTATACATCGCCGGATCAG attttgatttatttcatcagtCAAGAATTTGGCAATCTTCCGGGATATCAAGGACTTTTTATAGCATGTCTCTTTGCTGGATCATTAAG CACAGTTTCATCTGGTTTGAATGGTTTGAGCGCGGTAACATTAGTCGACATCATTCGACCATTTAGAAAATGGAGACATAAAGATCAAGCTGATATCAAGAGCCAGGAGGAATATGACACAAGACTAAGTAAAATTCTTA CTTTTATTTATGGTGTTGTCGGTCTTGGTCTGGCATTTTTAGCCAGTAAATTGGGCACGTTGTTGAAAATGGCATTTTCTCTGTTTGGTGCTTTGGGTGGGCCACTGATTGGAGCTTTTCTACTTGGGATGTTATGGCAACGAACAAATACAAG AGGTATACTAATGGGGGTTATAGTAGGAGCTTTATTGGGACTAGTGATGTGCGTTGGTAATTTCAATCATCAGGATAATCTTGAAGATTCCTTCGGATTATTCCAG GTTTCGTTCTATTGGTATGGTCTTTTTACGTTGCTTGTTACTACTGCCATAGCTGTACCGGCAAGCGAGATTATAAGGCATTTCTCGCCAGCAGAACGAGATAAACAAGTAGATCCTGTTCTATTGCTGTCCTATGTCAG